One Pyrococcus furiosus DSM 3638 genomic window, CTTTGCAAAGGTGACATCCATAGCAATTCCAACTTCTGGGTCTATAGCAAAGCTCGCGACCCTCGCTCCTCTGAGCCCAATCTCCTCCTGCACAGACGCTACAATGTATATATCTGCTTCATGCTCTCCTAATTGTCTAGCAGCTTCAATCATCGCATATAGGCATATCCTATCATCCAAATAGGGGGTGGCAAACCTGTGCTCGCTAAGCCTTGTGAAGTTTGGTGCAAACTCTCCAATTGTCCCAATTCTGAATCCCATCTCTTCAGCTTCTTCCCTGCTAGAAGCTCCAACATCCACTATAATGCTATCCCAATCTATCTTACCACCTTGATCCTTGGCTTCCCTTCTCAAGTGAGGAGGCAAAACTCCTACAACACCATATCTCTCCCCTTTTTCTGTGAAGAATCTTATCTTCTGAGCTATTAAGGTTTCAGGCAAAACCCCACCAATTGGGACAACACGTAGATAGCCATCTTTGTCAATATGATTTACCATGAGTCCTATCTTATCCATGTGAGCAGCAACCATTACCTTGGGAGCAGAGCCCTTAAAGTGGGCAATCACATTCCCAAGCTTATCAATTTTTACTTCATCCGCAACATCTTTAAGAATATCTACCACAAGGTCTCTAATTCCCAGGTGTTCATACCCAGAAACTCCTGGAGATTCTATTATTTTTTTCATTAGTTCCCAATCTACCATCCTTTCACCTCCATTAAGATCTATTTCTCAGTGCAAATAAAGATATTTAAATACTTTGCTTGCCTAAAATACTTGACTTTATCAAAAAGAGAAAGAGAGCTAAGATACCAAAAAGCAAAAGGTTTGTCTAATTCTCTTCTTTAACTGGACCCTTTCTACAAACAAGAACTTTTCAAAAGAGGAAAATAAAAATGGTACAATGTACAACTTATTAGAACAAAGAGTATACCAAATGATAAAAGTATTAAACTCCTCTACTATAAAAAGAGGGGGGATGAATAATGGATTATCACAGAAGACATCCGTATCATCATAGCATAAAGAAGAAAATGAATGTTGAGTATGAAGAATATGCATATGTATTAGACTATCTTCCAAATGGTTATCCTGATCTAAGAACAGGCCACTATCTTGGAAAACCTGTAGCTCAGGTGATAGGAGAAAAAGCATTCACATTGCTAGAAGTTACCCCCAAAGTTGACCTAATGTTGTATGAGAGGGTGTATGTGGGAAAGGGGGAGAGAGACAAAGTACTAAAAATTAACAAAAAGCTAACATACGATGAACTAACAGACACTGCAAAAGCCGAACTCCCTTATGTCCTGGAAGAAATTGTTAAGAACAATGAAGATAGATTTGTAAAGTTCTTCAACATAGCTCCTCCAATAACAAACAGGTTGCACAGTTTGGAGCTCCTCCCAGGAATAGGAAAAAAGCATATGTGGGAAATCATTGAGGAAAGAGAAAAAAAGCCATTTGAAAGCTTTGAAGATCTTAAAAAGAGAGTAAAAGGACTTCCAGATCCAGTAAAGATGATTGCAAAAAGAATATTAGAAGAGCTGCAAGGAAAAGACAAATACCGACTATTTGTAGGGAGTAATAGAATATTCCGTGAATAGACATGAGAGACAAACTTTTCTATTTCCTCTCCAAATACAATTTTTCTCCTAGAGACAAAATAGGCCAGAATTTCCTAATCATGAGAGATGTTATCATAAAAGCCGTTGAAACATCTGAAATCAAGAAAAGCGATGTAGTTTTAGAAGTAGGTCCAGGGTTCGGCTTCTTGACAGACGAGTTATCAAAAAGAGCTGGGAAAGTCTATGCAATAGAGCTGGATAAAAGAATCATTGAAATCTTGGAAAATGAATATAACTGGGAGAACGTTGAAATCATTCAGGGAGATGCTGTAAAAATTGAATGGCCCGAATTCAACAAGGTTGTTTCTAACATTCCCTATCAGATTTCTTCTCCCTTTACCTTCAAACTGCTGAAGCATGATTTTGAAAAAGCTGTTGTTATGTACCAACTGGAATTTGCAAAGAGAATGGTTGCAAAACCTGGAGATAGAAACTATTCAAGACTTTCCCTAATGGTGAACGCTTTAGCAAATGCTAAAATTGTAATGAAGATAGGAAGGGGGGCATTCTATCCAAAACCCAAGGTGGATTCTGCATTAGTTCTTATCGTTCCAAAACCTAAAGATGAGAGAATAGAGTTAAATGAGAACTTAGTAAAAGCTCTGTTTCAGCATAGGAGAAAGCTAGTGTCAAAAGCCCTCAAGGAGTCATGCCACATGCTTGGAATAAACAAAAAGGAACTAAAGACATTAAAAAACATTCTAGAAAATGTACCGCATGCAAAGAAAAGAGTGTTTGAACTTACCCCAGAAGAAGTTAAAGAGATTGAAGAATTTCTAAAAATTCAAGGAATCATTAATTAATAATTTTTTCAAAAAGTTTATCTATATATTATGGATACTGTCAGGATAACTGGGGCATCACCTCTTGAAGCCACTCAGTCACATCACCAGGCGGACAACCAAACCGAGAATGAAACCTAACAAAATTATACCAGAACGCAAACAGAAAAACAAACCTGTGAACCCTCCTCCAGTCTCTAGCCCTGAAATTATTCCAGAAACGCTTTGTTCTTTCTTTTAAAGTCCTGAACCAGCGTTCAATACAGTTCCTCGGCCCGAAGGTTACGTGAACAAAATCCAGTCCAAGGGATTTAAAAGCAGACTTGTACCACTTCCCACCATCAACCAGAAAAACAGGCTGTCCTTTGCAGGATTTCAAAACAACCAGAATGAAGTCTCTAGCAATCCACCAGTTTCTGGTTGTTGTAATCCAGACTGCGAGAACTTCCCTGCTCTCAACGTCAAGTGCAGCCCAGAGAAATCTCTTCTCCCCGTTGATTTTTACGACAGTCTCATCAACTGCGATAAAATTCCTCTGTTTTCTTACTGCGAGGAGTGTTGGCTGGTAAACTGCTTCTGCTAGTTTTTGAACTGCCTCCCAGACTGTTGTGTGGCTGATTTTGAGGATTTTTCCGACTTGTCTGTAGCTGAGGCCTCGCAGGTATAGTTCTACTGCTCTGATTTTCTTTTCTGGTGGGATTTTGTTGCGGCGAAAAGGTTTTAAGACTGAAATCAGTGAGTATAGAATGCTCTCAGCCTTCATTTCTCTCCCTTCTTTTTCTGAAAAATTATCAGAAACTTAAACCTAACGCCCTACCGCTTATCCTAACAGTATCATATTATGAGTAAAAACTACCTGGCGAGCAATATGGCATATATCTCATATTTTAAGTTTCTAACCGAAACACTTTTAGTTATCATTTCAACAATTTGGATATATTACATTCTCAAGCACAAACATTATACTCCCCTTAACCAAAGAGAGCACTATCCCCTTCTCATAGGGGCCCTTTTAATATGGATAGGCTTCATAACAAACCTCGTAAATGAGTTTCTACCTCTCCTAATGGAACTTTCTCAAAATGCCATAATTTTTTCAAAGATAGCGGATGACATATTTGTATTTTCAGGGATAGCAACTCTCACACATTATTTTTATCAGAGAAGCAAAATAGAAATAAAAGTTCAAATTAAAGATGGGAAAAATTCTCCAAACCTAAAGCCTGGTGGATATATAGTTAGTGCAAGCAAAAGCTTCAGCATAGATTATTCAAAGGCTGTAGCTATAACAAGAAATCCAGAAATTTACAAAAATATTGGAATACCCTACATATGGATATCTAAGGTTGAGGGAGAGAATGCTATCTCCCCAACAAATCTCCCCAAACTTCTCCATACGATGATATCCCTAAGCAAGAAACACCCAGGAGTTACGTTTATCATAGATTCGGTAGAATACTTAGCCCTAGAAAATGGTTTTGAAAGTACCTTTAAATTCCTAATCTCTGCAAAAGATCACTTGATGCTCAATAACTCTTCCTTAGTTTTGATCATAGAAGATAAAGCTTTCAAACCTAATGAACTTGCTCTGCTAAAAAAGGAATTTAAGGAAATTAGCTAGAACACAGAGATCTTGTCCTCGAGAATCATCTTCTGAACTTTTGTTATATTTGCCAACCACTCGTCAGCTATTGAATACGCATCCTTTTCGAATTCCTTCACGCTATGTCCAGGCTTTGGAATTACCTGTATGCTAGCTACTAATGGCTGGTCAATTGGCTTTCCGATCTGACTTAATATTCTCACATAAACTTCCTCCACTGGAAGTGTCTTAGCTATGTCCTCTGCAATTAGCATTGCGAGAATGTTGTAGATCTTTCCAACGTGGCTGACGGGGTTCTTACCCGCAGCAGCTTCCATGCTCATGTGCCTATTTGGGGTTATAAGACCATTAACTCTGTTTCCTCTTCCAACCGAACCGTCATCTCCTGCCTCGGCACTAGTTCCAGTAACTGTTATGTAGTATATCCCTCTCTCGGGATCGTCAGCTGTGTTGACGTATATGTTAACTTTTCTCGAGGTTATCTCTTTAGCTAATTCTTCTACGGCCTCTTTTATCTTGTCCTTTACTTCCAGGTATTCTTTGGGAGTTGCCACTTCACTATCAACAATGGCAGCTGCTATAGTCAAATCGATCTCGTTTCCTCTTCTTAGACCCATTACCTTAATGTCCTCTCCAACGGCTGGGTATTCTTTCTTGAACTTCTCGCTGTTAAGCAACTTCTCAGTTTCAAGAACTAATCTCTCTGTCTCGCTCAATGGGGCGTATCCAACTCCAAATGAAGTATCATTTGCCAATGGAATTGGGTTTTCCCTTGCCTTGTTAAATACACTTACAAGATCAACGCTACCCTGCCCAATTCTTGAATCAATGATAACATGGTTTTCAACGTCTAAGTGTCTAATTGCATTCTTGAGATAGTTCTTTGCAGCCTTAATGGCAACTTCATGAACTGGAAAGAGTTCTTGATCAACTAGCTCAACTGCTCTACCTGAAAGTAAAATGTAGATTGGCTTTACAACCTCTCCACCACCAAACCTGGGATACGCCCTACCGCCGACAACCTCAACTTGATCGGTGTTGTGATGAAGAATTACTCCATACCTCCTAATATACTCCCTACATAGAGCTCTGCTAACCGCTTCAGCGATTCCATCAGCTATGCTGTCTGGATGACCAATCCCCTTTCTCTCTACAAGTTCAACCTGCTGCATCTCCACTGGAGTTCTAACTATCTCCTCAACAACTATGTTCCTCGCCATGAGCGTCACCTCGCTTATCCAACTTTGTCAAATGTTTATATAATTTTCGGCATATAAAATATTCAATCCTTATTACTCCCAGTTATTTAGACCCACAATGCTTAATAGTCCGTCAAGAAAATCAAGTTAAAGAGGGAAAAACCGAGGTGAGGGGAATGACGATAGTTGATGTTAGGATTCTTGTTGAAGGAGCAAGTGACGTTGAAGTTGTTAGTAAAGCTTTACAAGGTTTAGCCCTGGGAAGTGAATATAACATAACCATTTCCTCCATAATTCCGACAACAAACGTAGAGATAGCAAAAAGTGCAGCCGCAGGGGCCGATTTGTTGATAATAGCAACCGACGCAGATAGAGTGGGCAGAGAACTTGCAGAAAGACTATTCACAGAGCTTAGTGAGATGGTAGGGCATATAGAGCGGATGAAACTCCCCCTAGGACATGACTTGGAGCATGTAGATGTTGAACTTGTCAGAAAGGAGTTAAGGAACGCATTAGTTAGGGCAGGTCTAAAAACACTCCAGAGAATTCCAGAATATATGGAGCTCAGAAGAGACTATCTCGACTTAAAAGGTAAATATGAAGAAATTGAAAAAGAAAAAGAAGACCTATTACAAAAAATCGAAGAACTTAAAGCAAAGCTTGAAGAGATAGAGGAAGAATATGCCAGGGTAAAAGAAGAAAATCTTGAATTAAGGGAGCTCCTCAAAAAAAGAGCCAAAGTTTACAAGCTAGAAGAGAAGTGGAAAGAAATGTTCCCAGGAATAAAGATGCCATCAATTGACATATTTAGCAGGGCAATAGAGACACTTGGATTTGCAGGAAAAATAATTGTGGGACAAGGTCATGTGTATGCTGAGGACGACCACATACTCGAACAACTTTTCAAAACAGTCTATCTAAGCCTACAGCTCACACAATCAATTGAAAGGGAGGAAGAGAACATTGAGGTAATTGAAGGGGAAGAAGAGAAGCTTGAAGAAGAAGTAGAGGTCATTGAGAATGAGGGAGAAAACATTGAGGAGTGAGGTACTAGAGGAATTTGCAACGTATCTTGAGCTAGAAGGAAAGAGCAAGAACACGATTAGAATGTACACATACTTCCTCTCTAAATTTTTGGAAGAAGGCTATTCTCCGACAGCAAGAGATGCCCTAAGATTTCTAGCAAAGTTAAGAGCCAAGGGGTATTCAATTAGGAGCATTAATCTAGTTGTACAAGCCTTAAAGGCCTATTTTAAGTTTGAAGGACTCAACGAAGAAGCTGAGAGGTTAAGGAATCCAAAAATCCCTAAAACATTACCAAAAAGCCTGACTGAAGAGGAAGTAAAAAAGTTAATTGAAGTTATTCCAAAGGATAAAATTAGAGATAGACTCATAGTTCTTCTTCTCTATGGAACAGGCCTAAGAGTTTCCGAGCTCTGCAATCTTAAAATAGAGGATATTAACTTCGAAAAAGGATTTTTAACTGTGAGAGGGGGAAAAGGTGGAAAAGACAGAACAATC contains:
- a CDS encoding lysyl aminopeptidase; the protein is MVDWELMKKIIESPGVSGYEHLGIRDLVVDILKDVADEVKIDKLGNVIAHFKGSAPKVMVAAHMDKIGLMVNHIDKDGYLRVVPIGGVLPETLIAQKIRFFTEKGERYGVVGVLPPHLRREAKDQGGKIDWDSIIVDVGASSREEAEEMGFRIGTIGEFAPNFTRLSEHRFATPYLDDRICLYAMIEAARQLGEHEADIYIVASVQEEIGLRGARVASFAIDPEVGIAMDVTFAKQPNDKGKIVPELGKGPVMDVGPNINPKLRQFADEVAKKYEIPLQVEPSPRPTGTDANVMQINREGVATAVLSIPIRYMHSQVELADARDVDNTIKLAKALLEELKPMDFTP
- a CDS encoding DUF655 domain-containing protein, which gives rise to MDYHRRHPYHHSIKKKMNVEYEEYAYVLDYLPNGYPDLRTGHYLGKPVAQVIGEKAFTLLEVTPKVDLMLYERVYVGKGERDKVLKINKKLTYDELTDTAKAELPYVLEEIVKNNEDRFVKFFNIAPPITNRLHSLELLPGIGKKHMWEIIEEREKKPFESFEDLKKRVKGLPDPVKMIAKRILEELQGKDKYRLFVGSNRIFRE
- the rsmA gene encoding 16S rRNA (adenine(1518)-N(6)/adenine(1519)-N(6))-dimethyltransferase RsmA, with amino-acid sequence MRDKLFYFLSKYNFSPRDKIGQNFLIMRDVIIKAVETSEIKKSDVVLEVGPGFGFLTDELSKRAGKVYAIELDKRIIEILENEYNWENVEIIQGDAVKIEWPEFNKVVSNIPYQISSPFTFKLLKHDFEKAVVMYQLEFAKRMVAKPGDRNYSRLSLMVNALANAKIVMKIGRGAFYPKPKVDSALVLIVPKPKDERIELNENLVKALFQHRRKLVSKALKESCHMLGINKKELKTLKNILENVPHAKKRVFELTPEEVKEIEEFLKIQGIIN
- a CDS encoding IS6-like element ISPfu2 family transposase, with the translated sequence MKAESILYSLISVLKPFRRNKIPPEKKIRAVELYLRGLSYRQVGKILKISHTTVWEAVQKLAEAVYQPTLLAVRKQRNFIAVDETVVKINGEKRFLWAALDVESREVLAVWITTTRNWWIARDFILVVLKSCKGQPVFLVDGGKWYKSAFKSLGLDFVHVTFGPRNCIERWFRTLKERTKRFWNNFRARDWRRVHRFVFLFAFWYNFVRFHSRFGCPPGDVTEWLQEVMPQLS
- a CDS encoding DUF835 domain-containing protein encodes the protein MAYISYFKFLTETLLVIISTIWIYYILKHKHYTPLNQREHYPLLIGALLIWIGFITNLVNEFLPLLMELSQNAIIFSKIADDIFVFSGIATLTHYFYQRSKIEIKVQIKDGKNSPNLKPGGYIVSASKSFSIDYSKAVAITRNPEIYKNIGIPYIWISKVEGENAISPTNLPKLLHTMISLSKKHPGVTFIIDSVEYLALENGFESTFKFLISAKDHLMLNNSSLVLIIEDKAFKPNELALLKKEFKEIS
- a CDS encoding methionine adenosyltransferase, coding for MARNIVVEEIVRTPVEMQQVELVERKGIGHPDSIADGIAEAVSRALCREYIRRYGVILHHNTDQVEVVGGRAYPRFGGGEVVKPIYILLSGRAVELVDQELFPVHEVAIKAAKNYLKNAIRHLDVENHVIIDSRIGQGSVDLVSVFNKARENPIPLANDTSFGVGYAPLSETERLVLETEKLLNSEKFKKEYPAVGEDIKVMGLRRGNEIDLTIAAAIVDSEVATPKEYLEVKDKIKEAVEELAKEITSRKVNIYVNTADDPERGIYYITVTGTSAEAGDDGSVGRGNRVNGLITPNRHMSMEAAAGKNPVSHVGKIYNILAMLIAEDIAKTLPVEEVYVRILSQIGKPIDQPLVASIQVIPKPGHSVKEFEKDAYSIADEWLANITKVQKMILEDKISVF
- a CDS encoding toprim domain-containing protein, whose translation is MTIVDVRILVEGASDVEVVSKALQGLALGSEYNITISSIIPTTNVEIAKSAAAGADLLIIATDADRVGRELAERLFTELSEMVGHIERMKLPLGHDLEHVDVELVRKELRNALVRAGLKTLQRIPEYMELRRDYLDLKGKYEEIEKEKEDLLQKIEELKAKLEEIEEEYARVKEENLELRELLKKRAKVYKLEEKWKEMFPGIKMPSIDIFSRAIETLGFAGKIIVGQGHVYAEDDHILEQLFKTVYLSLQLTQSIEREEENIEVIEGEEEKLEEEVEVIENEGENIEE
- the xerA gene encoding site-specific tyrosine recombinase/integron integrase — translated: MREKTLRSEVLEEFATYLELEGKSKNTIRMYTYFLSKFLEEGYSPTARDALRFLAKLRAKGYSIRSINLVVQALKAYFKFEGLNEEAERLRNPKIPKTLPKSLTEEEVKKLIEVIPKDKIRDRLIVLLLYGTGLRVSELCNLKIEDINFEKGFLTVRGGKGGKDRTIPIPQPLLTEIKNYLRRRTDDSPYLFVESRRKNKEKLSPKTVWRILKEYGRKAGIKVTPHQLRHSFATHMLERGIDIRIIQELLGHASLSTTQIYTRVTAKHLKEAVERANLLENLIGGE